Proteins encoded in a region of the Candidatus Neomarinimicrobiota bacterium genome:
- a CDS encoding integron integrase, whose amino-acid sequence MNRLKLMEEYHKALQARHYSPRTEKTYSRWIIRFLEFHNRVHPIDLAEPEINKFLSYLAVSQRVSASTQNQALAAILFLYRHVFGTEVGELGDIIRARKPIRIPVVMTKGEVKRVLDRVAQQHRLILNLLYGCGFRLRECIGLRVKDVDFRRNEIAVRNGKGAKDRVVMLPVSLKVPLKKQLNEVKRIYLDDLSKGFGQVPLPRALDRKYLNASKEWRWQWVFPQARLWKDKKTLKRGRHHIDPSIIQRAVKHSVDKCDLTKQVSCHTFRHSFATHLLEGGCDIRTVQVLLGHKDLKTTMIYTHVMNHGPSGVRSPIDTL is encoded by the coding sequence ATGAACAGGCTAAAATTAATGGAAGAATACCACAAGGCTTTACAGGCGAGGCATTACAGCCCTCGTACTGAAAAAACCTACAGCAGGTGGATCATCCGATTTCTCGAATTCCATAATAGGGTACATCCAATTGATTTGGCGGAACCTGAGATCAATAAATTTTTGAGCTATCTGGCTGTTTCACAAAGAGTAAGTGCATCAACGCAAAATCAGGCACTTGCGGCAATACTATTTCTTTATCGGCATGTATTTGGAACCGAAGTTGGGGAACTGGGGGACATTATCAGAGCCAGGAAACCCATTCGTATTCCAGTTGTGATGACAAAGGGTGAGGTGAAGCGTGTGTTAGATCGAGTGGCACAGCAGCATAGATTAATTCTCAACCTGCTTTATGGTTGTGGATTCAGATTGCGGGAATGTATAGGATTACGTGTCAAGGATGTGGATTTCCGGCGGAATGAGATAGCAGTCAGAAATGGAAAGGGTGCTAAGGATCGGGTCGTAATGCTTCCCGTTTCATTAAAAGTGCCTTTAAAGAAACAACTCAATGAGGTTAAGAGAATCTACCTGGATGATCTATCGAAGGGTTTTGGCCAGGTACCATTACCCCGTGCTTTGGATCGGAAATATTTGAATGCTTCCAAGGAATGGCGTTGGCAGTGGGTTTTTCCACAGGCGAGGCTCTGGAAAGATAAGAAAACTCTAAAACGGGGTCGTCATCACATTGATCCCTCGATTATACAGCGGGCAGTTAAACATTCTGTTGATAAATGCGACTTGACTAAACAGGTCAGTTGTCATACTTTCCGCCATTCTTTCGCTACTCATTTACTAGAGGGAGGTTGTGATATTCGTACGGTTCAGGTTTTATTGGGGCATAAGGACTTAAAGACGACCATGATTTACACGCATGTCATGAACCACGGTCCATCTGGAGTACGGAGTCCCATTGATACTTTGTAG